One Aquarana catesbeiana isolate 2022-GZ linkage group LG11, ASM4218655v1, whole genome shotgun sequence genomic window carries:
- the LOC141111687 gene encoding olfactory receptor 2K2-like yields the protein MAWKNDTIIKEFILLGLSSNPNIQTMLFVIVLIMYLIILIANSLIILATITDSTLHTPMYFFLTYLSILDICYSSSLIPRMLRDMLSVKKNILLGECGTQMYMALSLGETECILLAIMAYDRYIAICYPLHYSTIINRSLCIKIAAGALICAFLLSSVPVALALNGDLCGNNVINHFLCELPGVLSLGCGNAKIVELVIFVNGIIVLIAPISFIIITYIKILRAIFRISFSAGQRKAFSTCGSHITVVTMFYGSAMATYMKPQSEVSPEIIKLFAVFYAIIIPMLNPLIYTLRNKEVKSALKKVLCNCV from the coding sequence ATGGCTTGGAAAAATGACACAATCATCAAAGAATTTATCCTTCTTGGACTCTCCAGTAATCCCAATATACAAACCATGCTTTTTGTGATAGTCTTGATCATGTACCTGATCATTTTAATTGCAAATTCTCTTATTATCTTGGCTACGATCACTGACAGCACTCTTCACACtccaatgtatttttttctcacTTATCTATCTATCTTGGACATCTGCTACTCATCCTCACTTATACCGCGGATGCTGAGAGATATGTTGTCAGTCAAAAAGAATATTTTGCTCGGAGAATGTGGTACACAAATGTACATGGCTCTTTCGTTGGGGGAAACAGAATGTATTCTTTTAGCCATAATGGCCTATGACCGCTATATAGCAATTTGTTACCCTTTACACTATTCTACAATCATCAACAGATCCTTGTGTATAAAGATAGCTGCAGGAGCGTTGATTTGTGCATTTCTCCTATCTAGTGTTCCTGTAGCCCTAGCATTAAATGGGGATCTTTGTGGAAATAATGTAATTAACCATTTTTTGTGTGAACTACCAGGAGTCTTATCATTGGGATGCGGGAATGCTAAAATCGTTGAACTTGTGATTTTTGTTAATGGTATCATTGTTTTAATTGCACCTATTAGTTTTATTATCATTACCTATATTAAAATACTTAGAGCCATTTTTAGAATAAGCTTTTCTGCAGGACAAAGAAAGGCCTTTTCCACCTGTGGCTCTCATATAACTGTTGTTACCATGTTCTATGGCTCAGCTATGGCCACTTATATGAAACCTCAATCCGAGGTATCTCCTGAGATAATTAAACTTTTTGCTGTATTTTATGCAATAATTATACCGATGTTGAATCCATTGATTTATACACTACGAAATAAGGAAGTTAAATCAGCTCTAAAAAAGGTTTTGTGCAATTGTGtatag